Proteins from a genomic interval of Schistocerca piceifrons isolate TAMUIC-IGC-003096 chromosome 3, iqSchPice1.1, whole genome shotgun sequence:
- the LOC124789773 gene encoding uncharacterized protein LOC124789773, giving the protein MSWWNVCFAVIASAALVRSSALPAIAAPQPQVQPPVAQQQQQQQEPAASPAVATPDVGTGRGLGQHSRNSIQTGDSLMDAIYNDCLRKDSVSCVKYKLFSFVDKVLASKDSFSLTEGVTVVKSPGVGDGGPRALDQEAADSQSTDVESMLVSRVDRFLRTHTLKIDLNGNDVVNAVTSAGRALGDVAEGLGLTSEDDTAAASAAGDAEGRGKKKKAAKILLPLLLALKVKGAALVALALGAIALIAGKALLIGKIALLLAAIIGLKKLLSQQQKTVTYEIVAHPHHTSSHVSGHEYSAVGGGGGYGGGDIGGGYASSGSGGHGGWGRSLEDAHQIAYRAYAPQQAAQQ; this is encoded by the exons ATGAGCTGGTGGAACGTGTGCTTTGCCGTCATTGCGAGCGCCGCCCTCGTGCGGTCTTCGGCCTTGCCAGCCATAGCGGCGCCGCAGCCACAAGTGCAGCCTCCGGTtgcccaacagcagcagcagcagcaggagccggCGGCGTCGCCTGCCGTCGCGACGCCCGACGTCGGCACCGGCAGAGGCCTGGGCCAGCATAGTAGGAACTCCATCCAGACGGGCGACAGCCTCATGGACGCCATCTACAACGACTGCCTGCGCAAGGACTCAGTGTCGTGCGTCAAGTACAAGCTATTCTCGTTCGTGGACAAGGTGCTCGCTTCCAAGGACTCATTCAGCCTGACGGAGGGCGTCACCGTCGTTAAGTCCCCGGGCGTCGGCGACGGCGGCCCGCGCGCCCTCGACCAGGAAGCCGCCGACTCGCAGTCCACCGACGTCGAGTCGATGCTGGTCAGCCGTGTTGACCGCTTCCTGCGCACACACACGCTCAAGATCGACTTGAACGGCAACGATGTCGTGAACGCTGTCACGTCAGCAGGGCGCGCGCTCGGAGACGTCGCCGAGGGTTTGGGTCTCACTTCCGAGGACGACACTGCCGCAGCTTCTGCTGCTGGTGACGCCGAAGGCAGAGGAAAGAAAA AGAAAGCGGCCAAGatcctgctgccgctgctgctggcgcTGAAGGTGAAGGGCGCGGCGCTGGTGGCTCTCGCCCTGGGGGCCATCGCCCTCATCGCCGGCAAGGCGCTGCTCATCGGCAAGATCGCGCTGCTGCTCGCGGCCATCATCGGCCTCAAGAAGCTGCTGTCGCAGCAGCAGAAGACCGTCACCTACGAAATCGTGGCGCACCCGCACCACACGTCGTCGCACGTCAGCGGTCACGAGTACTCGgcggtgggcggcggcggcggctacggCGGCGGCGACATCGGCGGCGGCTACgccagcagcggcagcggcggacACGGCGGCTGGGGACGCAGCCTCGAGGACGCCCACCAGATCGCGTACCGCGCGTACGCGCCTCAGCAGGCGGCTCAGCAGTAG